Proteins found in one Arachis stenosperma cultivar V10309 chromosome 8, arast.V10309.gnm1.PFL2, whole genome shotgun sequence genomic segment:
- the LOC130946101 gene encoding potassium channel AKT1-like, with protein MRRRGKKVFARLCGGTRVGDDDEDEEDTFPESQRRDHIAEFDYEGSQYSLAGLPLPSLGSTSHRLKLRPYIVSPFNHHYRLWQTFLVFLVFYNAWVCPFEFAFLNQKMVAIFIADNVVNGFFAVDIVLTFFVAYLDKTTYLLVDDKSLIALRYAKSWLALDVISTIPSEVAHRFLPDALKKYAYFNMLRLWRLRRVSALFARLEKDRHYNYFWVRCSKLICVTLFAAHFAACIFHFITLNRETGQTWLSLLPEVDDHSVTSLYIASIYWSIATLTTVGYGDLHPTNTRETLFDTFYMLFNLGLTAYLIGNMTNLVVHGTSRTRKYRDTIQAVTSFAKRNKLPVLMQEQMIAHLHMKYRTDIEGLQQQEIIELLPKAIRSSISHYLFYEILEDIYLFNGVSHDLLFQLVSEMKPEYFPPKEDVILQNEAPTDFYVLVTGAVEVILKGQNRTEQVVGEIKAGELVGEVGVLCYRPQMFTVRTKRLCQLLRLSRTTFINLAHSNVGDGTIMMNNFLKHLHESQAPGMDIIFRETEAMLARGKLDLPISTCFAVNRNDDILLQRLLKKGMDPNEGDPDGRTPLHIAASKGNEKCISVLLEYDADPNIRDKEGNLPLFEALISGNDSIVKLLLEHGAVLEPADAGHLACIAVEKNSMELLNRICQYGWDVTQPTHNGTTALHTAVCEGNLQMTKFLVEKGANIDLQDATGWTPRTLADQQDHDEIKSMFQKIGESTGPIPAAIPPSNRKHLPNLGRYQSEPTMRSIPQTNIGQFRSPRNPEDMFFDNTKRRRNNNFNNSIFGMMSAANHNQREREASKKFNNNRWNKDDFVGRVTISCPEKGEHAGKLVMLPNTIQELLDIGAKTFDFTAVKILTKEGAEVDDINLIRDGDHLIIAHT; from the exons atgagaaggCGTGGAAAGAAGGTATTTGCAAGATTGTGTGGTGGTACCCGTGTTGGTGACGACGACGAGGACGAAGAAGACACCTTTCCTGAGAGCCAAAGGAGGGATCACATTGCGGAGTTTGATTACGAAGGAAGCCAATACAGCCTCGCCGGTCTTCCGCTTCCCTCGCTCGGCTCCACTTCCCACAGACTCAAGCTCCGTCCTTACATTGTTTCTCCCTTCAACCACCATTACAG ACTTTGGCAGACATTTCtggtgttcttggtgttctacAATGCATGGGTTTGTCCATTTGAATTTGCATTCCTTAACCAAAAAATGGTCGCAATCTTCATAGCTGACAATGTTGTCAATGGATTCTTTGCTGTTGACATTGTTCTCACCTTCTTTGTTGCATACCTAGACAAGACTACCTATTTGCTAGTTGATGATAAAAGCCTAATTGCTTTGAGATATGCCAAATCATGGTTGGCTTTAGATGTCATCTCCACTATCCCCTCTGAAGTTGCTCATAGGTTTTTGCCCGATGCCCTGAAAAAATATGCTTACTTCAACATGCTTCGCCTTTGGCGTCTTCGCCGAGTCAGTGCCTTGTTTGCAAG ATTAGAGAAGGACAGGCATTATAATTACTTCTGGGTTCGCTGCTCAAAACTGATCTGT GTTACATTATTCGCAGCTCATTTTGCTGCTTGCATTTTCCATTTTATCACTCTGAATCGTGAAACCGGACAAACATGGCTTTCGCTTCTTCCGGAAGTCGATGATCATAGTGTCACATCTCTCTATATAGCATCAATTTACTGGTCCATAGCAACTCTTACAACGGTTGGTTATGGAGATCTACATCCTACGAACACAAGGGAGACTCTTTTTGATACTTTCTATATGCTCTTCAATCTTGGGCTAACTGCATATCTCATAGGTAACATGACAAATTTGGTCGTTCATGGGACAAGCAGAACTAGGAAATAT AGAGACACAATTCAAGCTGTGACAAGTTTTGCCAAACGGAATAAATTGCCTGTTCTCAtgcaagaacagatgattgcaCATTTGCATATGAAGTACAGAACTGATATAGAAGGGCTGCAGCAGCAAGAGATTATCGAATTACTCCCGAAAGCTATTCGTTCTAGCATCTCTCATTACCTATTCTATGAAATTTTGGAGGATATCTATTTGTTTAATGGGGTGTCACATGATCTGCTTTTTCAACTG GTCTCAGAGATGAAGCCCGAGTATTTTCCTCCAAAGGAAGATGTGATTTTGCAGAATGAAGCACCAACAGACTTCTATGTATTGGTCACTGGTGCTGTG GAAGTTATTCTCAAAGGACAGAATAGAACTGAACAG GTAGTTGGTGAGATAAAGGCAGGAGAATTAGTTGGAGAAGTTGGAGTTTTATGTTACAGGCCCCAGATGTTTACAGTTCGGACCAAACGATTGTGCCAACTTCTGCGCTTGAGCCGGACTACATTTATAAATCTTGCTCACTCCAATGTTGGAGATGGGACAATTATGATGAACAATTTTCTCAAG CATTTGCATGAATCCCAGGCACCAGGAATGGATATTATTTTCCGAGAGACAGAGGCCATGCTGGCACGTGGTAAATTGGATTTGCCTATCAGCACATGCTTTGCAGTAAACCGAAATGATGATATATTGTTGCAACGGCTGCTGAAGAAGGGTATGGATCCAAATGAAGGCGACCCAGATGGAAGGACACCGCTG CATATTGCAGCTTCTAAAGGCAATGAGAAGTGTATATCTGTGCTTCTGGAATATGATGCTGATCCCAACATCAGAG ATAAGGAAGGAAATCTTCCACTGTTTGAAGCACTTATAAGTGGTAACGACTCCATTGTGAAACTCCTTCTGGAGCATGGTGCAGTGTTAGAACCTGCCGATGCAGGCCACCTGGCATGCATTGCTGTTGAGAAAAATAGCATGGAACTGCTCAATAGAATTTGTCAATATGGTTGGGATGTGACACAACCCACACACAATGGAACCACTGCTCTTCACACTGCAGTGTGTGAAGGAAACCTCCAAATGACAAAGTTCCTTGTCGAAAAAGGAGCCAACATTGATCTGCAAGACGCTACCGGCTGGACTCCAAGGACCTTGGCGGATCAACAAGACCATGATGAAATCAAAAGTATGTTTCAGAAGATTGGAGAGAGCACAGGTCCAATTCCTGCTGCTATTCCACCATCAAATCGCAAGCACTTGCCTAACCTTGGAAGGTACCAAAGTGAACCAACTATGCGTAGTATTCCCCAAACAAACATTGGACAGTTCCGCTCGCCACGCAATCCAGAAGATATGTTCTTTGACAATactaaaagaagaagaaacaacaaTTTTAACAATTCCATTTTTGGGATGATGTCGGCAGCTAACCATA ATCAAAGAGAGCGTGAGGCATccaaaaaatttaacaataataGGTGGAACAAggatgactttgttggcagagTGACAATAAGTTGTCCTGAAAAGGGTGAACATGCTGGAAAGCTTGTTATGCTGCCAAATACCATTCAGGAACTGCTAGATATTGGAGCTAAAACGTTTGACTTTACTGCTGTCAAAATTTTGACCAAAGAAGGAGCTGAAGTGGATGATATAAATCTTATAAGAGATGGTGATCATCTTATTATTGCACATACATGA
- the LOC130946100 gene encoding F-box/kelch-repeat protein At3g23880-like: MHESDECDLPEDLIWEILLWLPGRLLLLLRTVCRAWNSFISSHEFVMHHHQRSTQPRLVYCSLESEGLDIMQCSVSSLLYNQLQPTRIEPLHIKYKSIQGSCNGLLCLCEGLPYKNLTLFNPCTRWVSLIVPFEYPNGDDRHPVFCGLGYDALRNKYKFVTCSKTSITVGGLGSRAIVCTLDANPSWKTVDHPMFPYFTWCHSGTFVNGTLNWIAHDPSKNREDDDPFRLLLEYFILTFELETESFGRLRLPRNSFFGRLRLPRNNHTLSGFFEDVPSLHVLKNFLSICFHPAYDNTAAYTIWIMKEYGVEESWTIVLRIPFNGRIITPGNWLEPLYMSEDYILLAYGEFYRAKLLVYNFRRREVVHPMIDISSDSLSIYPLSKFSYGKFFHVYHESLVSCFP; encoded by the coding sequence ATGCATGAATCTGATGAATGCGATCTTCCGGAAGACCTGATTTGGGAAATCTTGCTGTGGCTTCCAGGGAGGCTCCTCCTGCTGCTGAGGACCGTCTGCCGTGCATGGAATTCCTTCATCTCCAGCCATGAATTCGTCATGCACCACCATCAACGCTCAACTCAACCTCGATTAGTGTATTGTAGTTTGGAATCTGAGGGGCTTGACATCATGCAGTGCTCTGTATCATCTCTTCTTTATAATCAGCTTCAACCAACTAGAATCGAGCCACTTCATATTAAATACAAAAGCATTCAGGGATCTTGCAACGGGTTGCTTTGCTTGTGTGAAGGTCTTCCCTATAAAAATCTAACGTTGTTCAATCCTTGTACCCGTTGGGTATCCCTAATAGTTCCATTCGAGTACCCCAACGGCGATGATCGACACCCTGTATTTTGTGGCTTAGGGTATGATGCCCTACGTAATAAGTATAAGTTTGTTACGTGTTCTAAGACATCTATTACTGTCGGTGGATTGGGAAGTAGAGCTATAGTTTGCACCTTGGATGCAAATCCTTCTTGGAAAACGGTTGATCATCCAATGTTTCCATATTTTACATGGTGTCATAGCGGAACATTCGTGAACGGCACTCTCAATTGGATAGCGCATGATCCTAGTAAGAATCGGGAGGATGATGATCCATTTAGACTACTATTGGAGTATTTCATTCTTACCTTTGAGTTGGAAACGGAGTCCTTTGGTCGATTACGCCTACCTAGAAACAGCTTCTTTGGTCGATTACGCCTACCTAGAAACAATCACACTCTCTCAGGCTTCTTTGAGGACGTCCCTTCTTTGCATGTTCTCAAGAACTTTCTTTCTATATGTTTTCATCCTGCCTATGATAACACAGCTGCTTACACTATTTGGATAATGAAGGAGTATGGAGTTGAAGAATCTTGGACTATAGTGTTAAGAATCCCATTCAACGGTAGAATAATCACGCCGGGTAACTGGCTAGAACCCTTGTACATGTCAGAAGATTATATTCTTTTGGCATACGGAGAATTTTATCGGGCCAAATTGCTTGTGTATAATTTTCGTAGAAGAGAAGTAGTTCATCCTATGATTGATATCTCAAGTGACAGTTTGTCGATTTATCCTTTGTCTAAGTTTTCATATGGAAAGTTTTTTCATGTTTACCATGAAAGTTTGGTTTCATGTTTCCCCTAA
- the LOC130943583 gene encoding probable boron transporter 7: MGKLGTPFKGIIQDVKGRAECYKQDWVLSFCSGLRLLAPTFYIFFASALPVIAFGEQLSRDTDGSLSTVEALASTAICGIIHSIIGGQPLLIVGVAEPTVIMYSYLYNFSKKTPELGAKLFLPWAGWVNVWSALFLIVLGIFNACTVITRFTRVAGELFGMLITVLFFQQAIKGLVEEFGTPKNENQLAEEFQFQWRYINGLLGIIFSFGVLVTSLKTRKARTWLYGTGWLRSFIADYGVPLMVVLWTALSYVVPGKVPEGVPRRLVSPLPWESASLYHWTVVKDMGQVPFLYIVAAIIPAFMIAGLYFFDHSVSSQMAQQEEFNLQKPSAYHYDMFLLGIMTLICGLLGLPPSNGVIPQSPMHTKSLAVLRKQLIRKEVVKSAKECIKLKKTKSEIYGKMQAVFEEMDTDPTAKELENLKEAVMNPDAKDGTKKNFDLEEHIDDYLPVRVNEQRMTNLMQSLLIGLSVLAISIIKRIPTSVLWGYFAYMAIDSLPGNQFWERILLLFIAPRRRSRILEGSHASFVETVPFKTIAAFTGFQLAYFAVCYGMTWIPIGGILFPLPFFLLILVREHLLPRLFKPRDLQELDASEYEEILGAPRGSLSMSLQDKEPGDSDDSVEDYCDAETLDEMTTSRGELKLRAVSFNDGNSNNDGNRSFNVRNRSFNVRNRRSFNARYRHSFNDRYLHSFNGNAV; this comes from the exons ATGGGGAAGTTGGGAACCCCATTTAAGGGAATAATTCAAGATGTAAAAGGAAGAGCTGAATGCTACAAGCAAGATTGGGTTTTGTCATTCTGCTCTGGTCTAAG ATTATTGGCTCCAACATTCTACATATTCTTTGCTTCTGCTCTCCCTGTCATTGCTTTTGGAGAACAACTAAGTAGAGATACAG ATGGAAGCTTGAGCACTGTAGAAGCATTGGCATCTACTGCAATTTGTGGAATTATTCACTCTATAATTGGTGGCCAGCCTTTGTTGATTGTAGGAGTTGCTGAACCAACTGTTATAATGTACAGTTATCTCTACAATTTCAGCAAGAAAACACCTGAACTTGGTGCAAAACTCTTTCTGCCTTGGGCTGGATG GGTTAATGTATGGAGTGCACTCTTCTTGATTGTGCTTGGGATTTTTAATGCTTGCACTGTGATCACGAGGTTTACTAGGGTTGCGGGGGAGTTGTTCGGCATGCTAATTACTGTTCTTTTCTTTCAACAGGCTATTAAG GGATTGGTTGAGGAGTTCGGCACGCCGAAGAATGAAAACCAGTTGGCAGAAGAGTTTCAATTCCAATGGAGGTACATTAATGGATTGCTTGGAATCATTTTCTCTTTTGGAGTACTTGTCACTTCCCTTAAAACCAGAAAAGCAAGAACATGGCTATATGGAACAG GGTGGCTACGAAGTTTTATTGCAGATTATGGGGTTCCATTGATGGTAGTGTTATGGACTGCACTGTCTTATGTTGTGCCAGGCAAAGTTCCCGAAGGTGTTCCTCGAAGGTTGGTTTCTCCGCTTCCTTGGGAATCTGCATCTCTGTATCACTGGACAGTAGTGAAG GATATGGGGCAGGTTCCCTTTCTTTACATAGTTGCGGCAATTATTCCGGCTTTCATGATAGCAGGACTATACTTTTTCGATCATAGTGTATCTTCCCAGATGGCTCAACAGGAGGAATTCAATCTTCAAAAGCCATCTGCCTACCACTATGATATGTTTCTGCTTGGAATAATG ACTTTGATTTGTGGTCTCCTCGGCCTTCCTCCATCAAATGGAGTCATTCCGCAATCCCCCATGCATACAAAGAGTTTGGCAGTTCTTAGAAAGCAG TTGATCCGAAAGGAAGTGGTAAAAAGTGCCAAGGAATGCATTAAGCTGAAAAAGACAAAGTCTGAAATATATGGCAAGATGCAGGCTGTCTTTGAAGAGATGGATACAGATCCTACT GCCAAAGAGTTGGAGAATTTGAAGGAAGCTGTAATGAACCCTGATGCCAAGGATGgtacaaagaaaaattttgatcTTGAGGAACACATAGATGACTATCTACCGGTCCGGGTTAATGAGCAAAGAATGACCAACTTAATGCAGTCCCTTCTGATTGGCCTCTCAGTTTTGGCCATCTCTATTATCAAAAGGATACCTACCTCGGTTTTATGGGGATATTTCGCTTACATGGCAATCGATAGTCTACCAGGGAATCAGTTTTGGGAAAGGATATTGCTTCTCTTCATCGCTCCAAGACGACGTTCTAG AATTTTGGAAGGTTCTCATGCCTCATTTGTGGAGACAGTACCATTCAAGACCATAGCCGCTTTTACTGGCTTCCAGTTAGCATATTTCGCAGTCTGTTATGGAATGACATGGATACCTATAGGTGGAATTTTGTTTCCACTACCATTCTTCCTTCTCATACTTGTAAGGGAGCACCTGCTTCCAAGACTCTTCAAACCTCGAGATCTTCAAGAACTAGACGCTTCCGAATATGAGGAGATTCTTGGTGCTCCACGCGGTTCCCTTAGTATGTCACTGCAG gATAAGGAACCGGGCGATAGCGATGACAGTGTAGAAGATTATTGTGATGCTGAGACATTGGATGAGATGACAACCAGTAGGGGAGAGTTGAAACTCAGAGCTGTGAGCTTCAATGATGGGAACTCCAACAATGATGGAAACCGCAGTTTCAATGTTAGAAATCGCAGCTTCAATGTTAGAAATCGCCGCAGCTTCAATGCTAGATACCGCCACAGTTTCAATGATAGATACCTCCATAGCTTCAATGGAAATGCTGTTTGA